CACCATTCGCCGAGCGCGCGCATCCCACCGACGAGCACTTCCTGCCACTGTTCGTGGCGCTGGGCGCGGCGGGTGATCATTCACACGCCCAACGCATCGATGCCGGGATCGAACACGGGCTACTCGCCATGGACATCTATCGCTTCGACAGCGCCGTCACTGCACGATGATGGTGCCCACCATCATCGGGTGGATTGCGCAGTAGTAGGTGTAAGTGCCAGCGTGGTCGAACGTCACGGCATAGCTGTCGCTGGTATCGAGCGCAACTGACGATGCGAACTGGTGACCGGCGCTAACCACCACATGCGGCTCATCGTCGCGATTGGTCCACACCACGCGCGTACCCGCCGATACCGTCAGGGTCTTGGGCCAGAAAGCGAAGTTGCGGATCTCCACCGCGACAGGCTTCGTGGGTGCAGCCCCAGCGCTCGCTGACAAGGATATCGGTGCAGACAGCAGCAGCGCCGCCATCACCGCTAGGAGACGCGTCGCCTGCTTCATGCCATTACCTCCTCGGTCACGGCCAGCGCGTGGCTACCTTGTATGTGGCGTACGTCGCGGATACCGAGGTAACGATGCAGATCGCCGGGTGCGACGTCCTTCATCGGCCCCGGCGCGGACGCCGTGCCGGGAGCTGGTTGAGGATACGCGGTGGAACGTGCCGTATAGAACGTGATGCTGCCCTCCACCTTTTGCTGAATCTGGTGGATATGTCCGTTGAGCACGCTTACCGAGCCGAACCGGCGCAGGTAACTCACCGCTTCGTTGCTGTCGTCGGTGCCCCAGCCCCAATCGGGATACAAGGGCCACAGCGGCATGTGCGCAAACACCACCAGCGGCGTGTCGGGCGATAGCGCAGCAAGGTCTTTCTTCAGCCACGCCAGTTGATCAGCGCCAAGCGAACCGAGCCCGCCGGCCTTCAGATTGAGCACGTTGATGAGTCCGACGAAGTGCACGCCGCGATGGTCGAAGCTGTACCAGCCGCCCGACTGCTGGCGTTCGCCGAACCGATGAAAAAATTCGGCACCGTTGTCGCCAATGACGTCGTGCTCGCCCGGCACATAGAACACCTTGCCCATGCGTGCGTCCTGCATGATGCCGGCCAAGGTGTCGAATTCCTCCGGCCGTGACAGATGCGTGAGGTCGCCCGTGTGCAGCACGAAATCCGGGCTTACCTTTTGCGCGTTGATCATCGCCAACGATTCGCGCAGCGTTCCCGCCACGTCCATGTTCGGCGCCTTATGGAAGCCGATATGCGAGTCGCTGATCTGCACGAAGCCGAAGCTGGCGTCATTCGCCGAAGCAGCGCCTTTGGCCGTCAGGGGCTGCGCGCGAAGCACACCACCGTGCATCAGCCACAAGGTCCCGACACCTGCCCACGCCATGCATTTGAGGAACTGGCGGCGACCGTCTATGTCGCGATCTTCGATGTCGTTCATGGTCGGCTCTCCGGTATCGGCGGCAGGCACCTCGCCCGCTGCCCTTACTCCGAATACCCGCCGACACGATGATCTATTCCCTGGTACGGGCGAAAAACAAGGCATTGGAATAAAGTGCCTCCAAGCGAGGTATACCCTCTTATGCCGACCGAGCCGAACGCCCGTCCGAGAGATCCCGATGCCGCACGAAGCGCACGCTTCGAGGCGCTGGTGGTGCCGTATCTCGACGCGGCCTATAACCTCGCGCACTGGCTCGCGCATAATCCTGCCGACGCGCAGGACGTAGTCCAGGAAGCCATGCTGCGCGCCCTGCGCTACTTCGACAGTTTCCACGGCGGCGACGTACGCGTTTGGCTGCTGGCCATCGTGCGCAACACCTTCTACACACTGCGTAGCCGACAGCCACAGGATGCGTTGCATGACGAGCTGGACGACGAAGTGCACCCGCTGGTCGACAATGCGCCGTCGCCAGAAGCACTGACCCTGCTGGCCGTGGACGTCGGTGCCCTGCAGGCTGCACTGGAGCGCCTGCCTGCGTCGCTGCGCGAGATCCTCGTTCTACGCGAGCTGGAAGAATGCTCGTACAAGGAAATCGCCACCATTACCGGACAGAAGATCGGCACGGTCATGTCCCGATTGGCCCGCGCGCGCGAACGCCTGCGGAACGAACTCACCTGCCGGCCCAAGGAGGTACGTCGCCATGATGTGCGATGACGCCGGGCTGCTCATGCATGCCTATCTCGACGACGAACTGGACGCGGCCGATAGCGCGGCCATGGCACGCCATCTCAGCGAATGCGCGACCTGCAAGGCGCGCTACCAGACCTATACGATCATGCAGAAGGCCTTGTCGGAACCCTCGCTCTATCACCGCGCTCCCGACGCCTTGCGTGCCCTCTGGAGCACGCCACCGGCGAACGTCGCACCAACGCCACTGCTGGTACGCCGTCGCGGCCCCATCGCCTTTGCCGCGGCCGCCGGCTTTGCCGCCGCGATGCTTCTTTCGGCACCGGCGTGGCTGCATTGGGTGCCTTCGCATGGTGCGAACGATGTCGTCGCCCAGGTCATTTCCAGCCACGTCCGCTCGCTTCAGGGCGAACATCTGATGGACGTGATTTCCACCGACCAGCACACGGTGAAACCGTGGTTCGAAGGCAAGCTGGATTTTTCACCGCGCGTGAAGGACCTCGCCAGCGAAGGCTTCCCACTGGTCGGCGGACGGCTGAGATGCACTGGAAGGCCACAGCGTGGCGGCGCTGGTGTACAAGCGCCGCTTGCACGTGATCAATCTGTTCCAGTGGCCGGCTGATGGCGGCTCACCCGCGCCGGCCGTCACGCAGGAGCACGGCTACACAGTGATCCGCTGGACAGGCGATGGCATGCGGTATGTCGCCATTTCGGACGTCAACGAAGGCGATCTCAAACAGTTCGTGCTGGCCTTCCAGAACGACGCCAACCCGGCAATGGCACGCTAACCGAGTCAGGCAGCCGTTGCCGCGATCGTCCAGTCGTCAGGCGTCAGTACCGGCAACCCATGCCCGAGTCGCGCCTTGTCGCACTGCGCGCTGGAGCGGCCAAACTCCCAGGATGGTTCCACCTCCCGACACACCGACGGGCGACGCTCGTAGATGCCGCAATGCGCAGCGTTACCCACCGTGCCCAACAGGGCGGTGCAACGCGGACGGGAGGCCTGCGTTCCACGCATAACGAGACGATGGGGATCGAGCGTTTCCGTGAGTTCCGGTGGCACCACGCCGTCCAGCGACGCCTCTGCCTCCGACCAATGGAAGGCCACGCGGAAATAGGCGCAGCACGCGCCGCAGCTCAAGCAAGGATGGACCATGCGGAATGTCGGGGAGCGCACCCCCTGGCGCGCAGCAGCGGAATTCTAGAACGCCGAAGGCCCGCGTGCGCGGGCCTTCGATAGTGGGTAGCTGCATCCGCTGGCGTGCGTTCTTACGGTTCCCCGGCGAACGTGTTGCAGCTCGCCATATCACCGCTCGCAAAGCCCGCCTTGAACCATTTCACGCGCTGCGCGGAGGTGCCGTGAGTGAACGAGTCGGGCACTACCCTGCCTTGCGCCTGCTGCTGGAGCGCGTCGTCACCGATCTTGCTGGCAGCATTGAGCGCCGACTCGATATCGCCCGGTTGCAGCCATTGCAGGCGTTGCTGAGTGTGGTTGGCCCACACGCCAGCGAAACAGTCGGCCTGCAACTCCTGGCGCACAGACAGCCCGTCCGCACCTTCCATCCGCGCTCCGCGACGGCGTGCCTGTTCCACCTGATCGAAGATGCCCAGCAGGTTCTGCACGTGATGGCCCACCTCGTGTGCAATCACGTAGGCCCGGGCAAAGTCACCCGACGCCTGAAAGCGGTTCTGCAGCTCCTGAAAGAACGCCACGTCCAGGTACACCTTCTGGTCGCCGGGGCAATAGAACGGCCCCACCGCCGTCGAGGCCGCCCCGCAGGCGGTATTCACGCCCCCACTGAACAAGTCCAGCTTGGGGTCCACGTACTGGCGTCCGTGCGCGGCAAAGATGTCGCCCCAGGTCTTCTCGGTCGAGCCGAGAATGGCGCTGACGAAATCCTTGGTTTGCGGGTCGACGTCGGCCGGTGGGCCGCTCGGCGCAGCCACTTGCTGGCCGCCGTTGCCTGCCTGTCCGAGCAGGGCCGTGGGGTCCTTGAAGAACACCAAGCCCAGGATGGCCAGAATCACGATGCCGCCCAGCCCCAGTCCGCGGCCTCCGCCGAAACGGGGACCACCGCCACCGCCGCTGTCGACCTCAACGTTCTGACTGCGTTCGCCCTTCTGCCAATCCATATGACGGCCCTCGCATGCCCTACGGTCATATGACGATAGCGCCTCACGCCCCCTCCCGCCATCGTCACACGATAGCTACAGTGCTCATTTTCGGAGAGATCCCCTAATGACCCAGCACCTACCCGCCATCGTCGTCCTGCTTACAGTCCTGCTGCAGTTCGGCACCATGTGGGCCACCGGCCACGCGCGTGGCAAATACGGCATCAAGGCGCCGGCCATCACCGGTCACGCTGGGTTCGAACGGGCCTGGCGTGTGCAGATGAACACGCTGGAATCCACCATGATGTTCCTGCCCGCGCTGTGGCTGGCCGTGCAATACGGCTATCCGCTGTGGGGCGGTGTGGCGGGTCTGGTCTGGGTGTTCGGCCGGGCGTGGTACGCGGTGAGCTATCTACAGGATGCCGCCAAGCGCGGCCCCGGTTTCATGGTGTCCATGATCGGCTGGGCGGCCACGGTGGTACTAGGTGTGACGGGCTTGGTCCGCGCGCTGATAGCCGGCTAAGGCGATGCAGGTCGCGCGCCCTGCGCGCGACCTGCCTCACTCATTCCACGGGATTCACTTTCAACCGCTCGATGCGCGCGCCGTCCATCGCCACGACCTCGAAGCGCAGCCCCTCGCTGACGAACGTGTCGCCCACGCTGGGCAATCGCCCCAGTTGTTCCAGTACGTAACCGGCCAGCGTCGAAAAACTATCCTCGCCGCTCAGCTTGTAACCCAACAGATGTTCGACACGGCGCAGGTCCAGGCTGGCGTCGATCAGCCAGCTGCCATCCGGATCCTGCAGCGCGGAGGGATCGCCGCTGTCTTCGTCGGGGAATTCGCCGGCGATCACTTCCAGCACGTCAGTCGGCGTGACCAGGCCGAGCACACTGCCGTACTCGTCCACCACCAGCGCCACCTGCAGCGATTGGCGCCGGAATTCCTCGATCAGGCGCAACACGCTCAACGACTCCAATACGGTGAGCGGCTTGCGCACCACCTGCTCAACCTCGATGCGACCATGCTCCAGCAAGCTCGCCAGCAAATCACGCGACGAGGCCACGCCAACCAGTTGATCCAGATCGTCGCCCGCCACCGGTAGCCACGCGTGACTGGACGCGTTGAGCTCGGCGCGAAGCTGTTCGGTACTTTCGCGCGGATCGATCCAGTTGATCTCGGGGCGCGGCGTCATGATCGAACGCACCGGACGATGCGCGAGATCGAGCACGCCCTGCACCATCGCCAGCTCATCCTTACCGAACACGGCGACACTGCCCTCGCTGCTGGCCGTCGCCGCCTTGGGCGCCGCGTCCTCGTCGTCGCCGCCCGCGCCGCCCAGCAGATTCAGCACGGCAAGCGCCGTGCGGTCCCGCAACGTACGCGCACTACCCAACAGGCTGCGCTGGCGATTGCGGCGCATGGTCTGGTTGAAAGCCTCGATCAAGATCGAGAAGCCGATCGCCGCGTACAGGTAGCCCTTCGGAATGTGGAAACCAAAGCCTTCCGCGACCAGGCTGAAGCCGATCATTAACAGAAACGACAGGCACAGAATCACCACTGTCGGTCGCGCGTTGACGAAGTTAGTCAGCGGCTTGCTCGCGCTGATCATCAGCACCATCGCCACCACAACCGCAATCATCATCACCGAGAGATGGTCGACCATGCCGACCGCAGTGATCACGGAATCGAGTGAGAACACCGCGTCCAGCGCCACGATCTGCGCCACCACCAGCCAGAAGCGCGCAGGCGCGCGCTTGGAGGCATCATCGTGGTCGCTCGCCTCCAGCCGCTCGTGCAGCTCAACGGTCGCCTTGAACAGCAGGAACGCGCCACCCAGCAGCAGGATGATGTCGCGCCACGAGAACGAAATGGAGCCCAGCTGGATGATCGGCGTGGTGAGCTTCACCATCCATGACATCGCGCCCAGCAGCGCGAGTCGCATGATCAGCGCCAGCGAGAGGCCGAGCACACGGGCCTTGTCGCGCTCCTTCGCATGCAGCTTGTCGGCGAGGATGGCGATGAAGACGAGATTGTCGATGCCGAGCACGATCTCCAGCACCACCAGGGTGAGGAGACCCGCCCAAGCGGTCGGGTCGGACAGCCAGTCGAATGCAAACATAGGCTGGCGCGTGGGCGCCGAATTCCTCCTTGGATCGTCTATTCACTATACAGGGCGCGGCTGTGAACGCAGCGGCCACCCTGCGCGCACCCTGCCAAAGGACAGGATTGGCACGCACGTCGGCAGGGACTAGCGTGAACACGTCTGCCGGCGCCGCGCGGCCGGCCTGTGCACCCACCCTGCACGCGAGTGCCCTGGATTGTTTTCGATGGATGCGAACCGACTGACCGACCTGCCCGTTTCGCCACCGAACCAAAACGCCGGCATTCCCACGCCCTGGCAGGCCGTCGCGCTGATCGCTCTCTATTTCATGCTGCAGCTGGCCGTTGGCAGCCTGATGACACTGGTGGTTGGCTTGGTGGCCACCTTGCACGAAGGTGGCGGACTCAGCGCCATCATCCCGCTGGGGCGTCGCTGGCTGGGCCAGTCGGACATGACAGCGGCAGCCGTGATCGTCACGCTGCTGATCTCCGCGACAGTGATCATGCGCCTGGTGCGGCGCGCGTGGCCGCAGCGATGGACGGAGGGCACCCCGCCGGGCCTGGGTTTCACTCCGTCTCCACATATCGCTTTCTACGTCGCCGCCCTCGCCGCGGGTGTGATGATGCCCATCGTCGGCGGCTTGTTGACCACATGGCTCGCGCAAGGCCACGAGGTGAGTCAGGACATCAAGCAACTGGGTGCCAACACGTCGCTCGCGCTGCGGCTGCCGCTTGCTCTGCTGGTGGTCAGCGTCGGGCCCGTGGTGGAGGAACTGTTGTTCCGGGGCGTCCTGCTTTCCGCTATCGCGCGCTACACCGGCAACGGCATGGCCATCGTGCTATCGGCCCTGCTATTCGCCTGCGTGCATCTGCCCGACCTGTCCTTCCTCTGGTACGCACTGCCCAACCTGGCGCTGCTTGGCCTGATCCTCGGCTGGCTGCGCGTGCAGTCCGAATCCATCTGGCCCGCCGTGATCGCCCACGGTATGAACAACCTGCTGGCCGTGGTGTCGTGGTTTGTGATGACCCAGCAATAGCTGAGCCATCACGGGGCGCTATGCTCAGGCGCGAATCAGCCAATGCGCACGCAGCAGGCGTGCGGTCTCGAACACCGGCAGACCCATCACGCCGGAATGGCTGCCGTCCAAATGCTCGATCAGCTTGGCGCCGTGCCCCTGAATCGCATAAGCACCGGCCTTGCCGAACGGCTCACCCGTAGCGATGTAGGCGGCGATGGTGGCCTTATCCAGCACCGGCATGGTCACACGCGACAGGCTGGTGTCTGACCACTCGCCCGAACGGGTGACCAGCCATACGGTGGAGATCACTTCGTGTACCCGACCCGACAGCCGCCCCAGCATGCCGGCGGCATCATCGGCATCATCCGGCTTGCCGAAAACCTGGTCGCCCAACACCACTTCGGTATCCGCCCCAAGCACGGCCACGTTGACATCTTCCAGCATCACGAGCCCTGCGCGTGCTTTCTCGCGTGCCACGCGGCTCACGTAATCCCGTGGCGATTCGCCAAGCGCGCGCTGTTCGGGCACATCGACGTCGACGACGCGGAAATCCACGCCGATCTGTTCAAGCAACTGGTGACGACGCGGCGATTGCGAAGCGAGATAGAGCATGTGGCCATTCCGTGGGCAGCGGGCCCCCTTAAGGTCGCATATCCCCGGTATCAAGGAAACGTTGGTGCCAGGACAAGGCCTCTTGCAGCAGGTGTGGCGTGTGTTTGCCGCGGCTGTTGTGCAATGCCCGATCGAAATAATCCTGCAACATCGGGCGATAGCTCGGGTGCGCACAGCGCTCGATCACCACCTTGGCACGCTGACGCGGCGACAGGCCGCGTAGGTCGGCAAGGCCCTGCTCAGTGACGACTACCGCCACATCATGCTCCGTGTGATCCACGTGGCTCACCATCGGCACGATGCAGGAGACGGCGCCGTTCTTCGCCGTGCTGGGTGTGAGGAAGCACGAGAGGAACCCGTTACGCGCGAAATCGCCCGAACCACCGATACCGTTGATGATGCTGGTGCCAGCCACATGCGTGGAGTTGATATTCCCGTAGATATCCGCCTCCACCATGCCGTTCATCGCGATGCAGCCGAGTCGGCGCACCAGCTCCGGATGATTGGATATCTCCTGCGTGCGCAGAATGATTCGCTTGCGGAAGAAATCGATCTTGTCGAGGAAGCGCTCGATGCCCGCGGGACTCAGCGAAAACGACGTAGCTGATGCTACTGACAGCACATCGTGCTCCAGCAGATCGAGCATGCCGTCCTGGATCACTTCGGTGAACGCGCTCAGGCCGCTGAAGCCACCTTCGCGCAACCCCGCCAGCACAGCGTTTGCGATATTGCCCACGCCGGACTGCAGTGGCAGCAGTTGCGGTCCCAGACGGCCCTTGGCGATCTCGTGGCGAAAGAAGTCGATGAGATTGCCGGCGATCTGCCGCGAGGTATCGTCCAACGGCGCAAAGGCACTGTTGCGGTCGGGCGCGTTGGTTTCCACCACCGCAATAACCTTGTCGGGATCGAGCCGAAGGTACGGCTCACCGATGCGATCGTCCGGCTTGAGCAACGGAATCGGCTTGCGGTGTGGCGGCAAGGCCGTGCCGTAGTAGATGTCATGCATACCGTCCATTTCGAGCGGCTGCCAGTGGTTCACCTCGACGATCACCTTGTCGGCCAGGTCCAGCCACGTCTTGTTGTTGCCCACCGAAGACGATGCCAGCAAGCTGCCATCGGGCATGATCGCCGTCGCCTCGATCACGGCAAGATCGATCTTGCCGAAGAAACCGAACCACGCGTACTGCGCGACATGGCTGAGGTGGATGTCCAGATAGTTCATCTCGCCGCGGTTGATGCGAGCGCGCAACTCCGGGTCGGACTGGTAAGGCAGGCGAAGATCGATACCATCCGCACGCGCCAGCGCACCATCCAACTCAGGCGCAGTGGATGCGCCCGTGAGCACGCGCACACGGAACGGATCGCCGCGTTCGTGCGTGGCGACCATGCGCGCCGCCAACGCCTGCGGCACGGCCTTGGGATAGCCCGCACCGGTAAAACCACTCATACCGATCGTCATGCCGTGATCGACGAGTTCTGCTGCCCGGGTGGCCGTCATGACCTTAGCGGCCAGGCCAGCATGGCCGATACGCTTGTCCACGAGGATGTCTCCTGCACTCCAATCGACGAATGGTAGCGCGCGGAAACGTCAAACTCTTGGCAAGGTAGACGATGGTCGGGTACGTCAAAACCGTAGGGTGTACTCGCGGAACTCCTCATCGCGAGTCCAGCCCAACGATTCGTAGAGCCGCTGCGCGGGCCCATTCGTATGCGCGGTGGAAAGCGCCATGCCAGCAGCACCGACTGCTCGCGCAAAATCCGCCGCCTCATGCATCAATGCCGCTGCCACCCCATGCCGACGCGCCTGCGGTGCGACAAACAGGTCGTTGAGCAGATAAAGCCGCGCAAGGCGCACCGACGTAAACAAGGGATACAACTGGACGAAGCCCGCGCCCTCCCCTTCACCATCGATCGCCAGCATCACCACCGAGTCATGGTGCTGGAATCGTTCGCGCAGAAAACGCGTCGAGGCATCGAGATCGGTCGGCTGTCGATAGAAAACCCGGTACGCATCGAACAGTGGCGCGACAAGATCCAGGTCGTGAATGGTGGCCTGACGTACCGTGATCGACATGCGCGTCCCCGCATCGGTGATGTTGCAGCCAGTATGCGTATCTGGCGCTACTCCGCCTATGACCACTTCCGGGAGAAAACGCCGCGCGCTGGCACGTGCAACATCATCGATTTTGTGATGGCAGCGCAGCGTGTCGCTGGCGCGCCTCAGGCGCGATGGTACGGGTGACCCGAGAGCAACGTCGTGGCGCGATAGATCTGCTCAGCCAATACCAATCGCACCAGCATGTGCGGCAACGTCAGCGGCCCGAGCGACCATGACTGGTCCGCCCGCGCAAGCACCTCCGGTGCGTGCCCATCAGGGCCACCGATGAGGAAGGCGATATCACGCCCGGACATGCGCCATTTGGACAGCTGCGCAGCGAGGTCTTCACTCGACCATGTCTTGCCGCGACCATCGAGCGCCACCACGTGGATATCCCGCGGCAGCGCGGCAAGTATCGCGGCACCTTCGTCCTGGATCGCGCGCACGTCATCGCGCCCTTTGCCGCGCAGGCCGGGCTTCAGTTCGATCAGTTCCAGTGGCAGCTCATGCGAGAGTCGCTTGCGGTACTCCGCGAAGCCCTCCGCCACCCAGGCCGGCATGCGTTCACCGACGGCAATCAGGCGAGCACGCACGCGTCACCACCCAAATTCGAGGAAACAGCGGGGGCGCCGCGCGCCGAAGCAGCGCGCGGCCCGTACCGCCAGAAAGCGGGCCATTAGCCCGCGCTGGCGACTTCGGTGTCGACTTCGCGATCACCCACGGTCCACAGCCTCTCCAGGCCATAGAACTCGCGGATGCGCGGCAGCATGACGTGAACGATCACGTCACCCAGGTCCACCAGTACCCATTCGGCTTCCCGCTCGCCTTCCACGCCAAGAGGCATCACGCCCGCCTGCTTGGCGAACTTGACGACTTCGTCGGCAATGGATTTGACGTGGCGCGCGGAGGTGCCGGAGGCGACGACCAGCAGATCGGCGATGGAGGTTTTGCCGCGGACGTCGATTTCACGAATGTCCTTGGCCTTCAGTTCGTCCAGCGCGTTGAGAACTTGCTGACGAATGACCGCCGTGGTGGCGGATTTGGTGCTGCGCTTGGCGGTCTGACTCAAGTGCGTTTGCCTCGATGCGGGATCGATGCGCGGGATGGCGCGGCGCCAGTATAACGGACCACCCTCAAGCCCATGTCAAACGGCGTTTCTGCGGCACCTGCGGGGCAATCTCGCCCGCCCCTGGGAAAGCCCTGGCCTGTAAGGCAGCCCCTTGCCAGACGAGGCCCCAGGCCAAATAAAAAGGCCCCCTCCGACCGGAGGGGGCCTCTGGACACATCCCGCTTAGCGAATCAATGGCCCGCGGCGGTCGACGAAGCGGCAGGCGCGGTGCTCTTCTTACCGCTGTGCTGCTTCTTGTGATGCGTCTGCTGGGTGGCGTCGCTCTTCATCGAGTCGCTAGACGACTTCATCGCATCCGAGTTGGATTGCATGGCATCCGAGCTGGACTTCATCGCGTCCTTGCTGGCGTCCTGGGTCGACTGCGGCGTCGTGCTCTGAGCCATGACCGGGGACATGGCAAGACCGAACACAACGGCGGTCGCAAAGGCGAGTACGGCGTAACGGGAAACTTTCATGGTCAGGTATCTCCAAAAGCGGTGAGGTAACCGTGCGGCCGTGCCGCACTTCCATGGAACAGCCGCCGTCGCCCGTCCTGGACAACCTCGGCAACCCGGTGGCGGATAGATCCACACCGGCCACGCCGCATCAGCATTCCTGCGCGATGCGAACGGTCCATCCCTGGTCCGTGAAACCATTTCGCCGGGTCGCAACAGCAACCCGCGCGCCCTTCCCGGGGGAAGCCTATACCTATGCGTGCACACGGAATGTGGCGTAGTGACACGTCCATTCAGTTGCAATACGGACTGCGAGCTTGCAATAAGTTGCGATTGCTGCGCTGCATCTGTGCATCACCGGGATCATCGCCGTGGACCCCGCCTTAGCATGCTGTTGCGGCACGCGCGCCATCGCAGATGCCCCTTGCCGCCGCGCCCAGCCTTATCATCACGCTGCATCGCAACATCCGTTCCATCGTGGCGCATCTACACGATGTCCTGCCACGCCGCGCTTCCGCACTACCGCGAAAGCGACAGCTTCACTTCAGCGCAGGCTGGAGCAGGCGCCCCCCCCATCAGTGCATTCAGCACCACCACGATGCCTACGGCCATGGCATGCGTAAGCAGGTCAGTCGCAGCCACGGCAAAGGCGTGACAGATCTCCAGTAGCGCCGCGGAGGCTGCCGCCGACGCCAGTCCGACCATGATTGCCGCCAACACCGGGCGCAACGGATACGCCCGTCGCAGCAGCCAGATCAGCAAGGCGGACAACGGCACCGAAAAACTGATGATGAAGACCAGACAATCGCTCGCCTCGTTGAACTTGGCGACGTGCGCGGAAGGACCCAACCAGTCGTGCATGCAACCCAGCCCGCTGGCACCCACCCAGACCAACAACCAGGGCAGCGGCAGCAGGGTCCATCGCCACGACCGACCCGGCACCCCCAGCGAGAAGGCCGCCCAGGCCGCGCATACCGCAGTCATCACCGCCCCCACCCCGGCCACGGCTATATCTGGCTCGGCAATCCAGCGCTGGATCATGTGGCTGACGCCATAGTGCGCAAACAGACCCACCGCGATAGCCGCCACCACCAGCAGCCAGCCGAGCGTACGCAGCCACGGGGGCGGCAGGCGCCGCACCGGCGTGAGCTGATCGCCCAGCGACTGGATCAGTGACTCAGGGAGTCGCGGCTCGGTCATGATGCTCAGGGTTCTCCGTGAAAACGCGAGCGCAATGCTTTCATCGCGCGATGCAGGTTGACCTTCAGCGCGCCGGTCTGGCGCCCTGTCTGCGCTGCGGCCTCAGCGAGCGATTGTTCCTTCAGGCCCAGTTGCTCGACCGCCTCACGCTGCCCCGGCGGCAGTGCCGCAATAGCCT
This genomic window from Dyella terrae contains:
- a CDS encoding GNAT family N-acetyltransferase encodes the protein MSITVRQATIHDLDLVAPLFDAYRVFYRQPTDLDASTRFLRERFQHHDSVVMLAIDGEGEGAGFVQLYPLFTSVRLARLYLLNDLFVAPQARRHGVAAALMHEAADFARAVGAAGMALSTAHTNGPAQRLYESLGWTRDEEFREYTLRF
- a CDS encoding NrsF family protein; the protein is MTEPRLPESLIQSLGDQLTPVRRLPPPWLRTLGWLLVVAAIAVGLFAHYGVSHMIQRWIAEPDIAVAGVGAVMTAVCAAWAAFSLGVPGRSWRWTLLPLPWLLVWVGASGLGCMHDWLGPSAHVAKFNEASDCLVFIISFSVPLSALLIWLLRRAYPLRPVLAAIMVGLASAAASAALLEICHAFAVAATDLLTHAMAVGIVVVLNALMGGAPAPACAEVKLSLSR
- a CDS encoding acetyl-CoA hydrolase/transferase family protein encodes the protein MTATRAAELVDHGMTIGMSGFTGAGYPKAVPQALAARMVATHERGDPFRVRVLTGASTAPELDGALARADGIDLRLPYQSDPELRARINRGEMNYLDIHLSHVAQYAWFGFFGKIDLAVIEATAIMPDGSLLASSSVGNNKTWLDLADKVIVEVNHWQPLEMDGMHDIYYGTALPPHRKPIPLLKPDDRIGEPYLRLDPDKVIAVVETNAPDRNSAFAPLDDTSRQIAGNLIDFFRHEIAKGRLGPQLLPLQSGVGNIANAVLAGLREGGFSGLSAFTEVIQDGMLDLLEHDVLSVASATSFSLSPAGIERFLDKIDFFRKRIILRTQEISNHPELVRRLGCIAMNGMVEADIYGNINSTHVAGTSIINGIGGSGDFARNGFLSCFLTPSTAKNGAVSCIVPMVSHVDHTEHDVAVVVTEQGLADLRGLSPRQRAKVVIERCAHPSYRPMLQDYFDRALHNSRGKHTPHLLQEALSWHQRFLDTGDMRP
- the rlmH gene encoding 23S rRNA (pseudouridine(1915)-N(3))-methyltransferase RlmH, with product MRARLIAVGERMPAWVAEGFAEYRKRLSHELPLELIELKPGLRGKGRDDVRAIQDEGAAILAALPRDIHVVALDGRGKTWSSEDLAAQLSKWRMSGRDIAFLIGGPDGHAPEVLARADQSWSLGPLTLPHMLVRLVLAEQIYRATTLLSGHPYHRA
- the rsfS gene encoding ribosome silencing factor yields the protein MSQTAKRSTKSATTAVIRQQVLNALDELKAKDIREIDVRGKTSIADLLVVASGTSARHVKSIADEVVKFAKQAGVMPLGVEGEREAEWVLVDLGDVIVHVMLPRIREFYGLERLWTVGDREVDTEVASAG